The proteins below are encoded in one region of Macrococcus armenti:
- the guaA gene encoding glutamine-hydrolyzing GMP synthase yields MEMALEQELILVLDFGSQYNQLITRRIREMGVYSELHDHEISIEEIKKMNPKGIILSGGPNSVYEEGSFTVDPEIFNLGVPVMGICYGMQLMTKLLGGSVERANEREYGKAVIKAETHSLFTKLPEEQTVWMSHSDKVINLPEGFNVIAHSPSCKYAAIENPERNLYGVQFHPEVRHSEYGNDLLRNFIREICKCTGEWTMENFIEIEIEKIREKVGDRKVICAMSGGVDSSVVAVLIHKAIGDQLTCIFVDHGLLRKGEGDMVMKQFGEGFNMNIIRVDAKERFMSKLAGVSDPEQKRKIIGNEFVYLFDEEAAKLKDADFLAQGTLYTDIIESGTKTAQTIKSHHNVGGLPEDMQFELIEPVNTLFKDEVRALGIELGIPEHLVWRQPFPGPGLGIRVLGEITEEKLEIVRESDAILREVIAEAGLERDIWQYFTVLPDIRSVGVMGDYRTYDYTVGVRAVTSIDGMTSDFARIDWEVLQKVSSRIVNEVDHVNRVVYDITSKPPSTIEWE; encoded by the coding sequence ATGGAAATGGCATTAGAACAAGAACTGATTCTCGTTCTCGACTTCGGAAGTCAGTATAACCAGCTTATTACGCGTCGTATTCGTGAAATGGGTGTTTACTCTGAACTTCACGATCATGAAATTTCAATTGAAGAAATTAAAAAGATGAACCCAAAAGGAATTATTCTTTCTGGTGGACCAAACTCAGTATATGAAGAAGGTTCATTCACAGTAGATCCGGAAATCTTTAATCTAGGCGTTCCTGTAATGGGTATTTGTTACGGAATGCAGTTAATGACGAAACTGTTAGGTGGTTCTGTAGAGCGTGCAAATGAACGTGAATACGGTAAAGCAGTCATTAAAGCGGAAACACATTCATTATTCACGAAACTGCCTGAAGAACAGACAGTATGGATGAGTCATAGTGATAAAGTAATTAACTTACCAGAAGGATTTAACGTAATTGCACATTCTCCAAGCTGTAAGTATGCTGCAATCGAAAACCCTGAACGTAATCTTTACGGTGTTCAGTTCCACCCGGAAGTGCGTCATTCTGAGTATGGAAATGACTTATTACGCAACTTTATTCGTGAAATCTGTAAATGTACAGGCGAATGGACAATGGAAAACTTCATCGAAATCGAAATCGAGAAGATTCGTGAAAAAGTTGGAGATAGAAAAGTTATTTGTGCGATGAGCGGTGGGGTTGATTCATCGGTTGTTGCAGTATTGATTCACAAAGCAATTGGTGATCAGTTAACATGTATCTTCGTAGATCATGGTTTACTTCGTAAAGGTGAAGGCGACATGGTTATGAAACAGTTTGGTGAAGGTTTCAACATGAATATTATTCGTGTTGACGCTAAAGAACGTTTCATGAGCAAATTAGCTGGTGTATCAGATCCAGAACAAAAACGTAAAATTATTGGTAATGAATTCGTTTACTTATTTGATGAAGAAGCAGCGAAATTAAAAGATGCTGATTTCTTAGCACAAGGTACGCTTTATACAGATATTATTGAATCAGGTACGAAGACTGCACAAACAATTAAATCTCATCATAACGTTGGTGGATTACCTGAAGACATGCAGTTTGAATTAATCGAACCTGTGAATACATTATTTAAAGACGAAGTACGTGCATTAGGTATTGAATTAGGCATTCCTGAACATTTAGTATGGCGTCAGCCATTCCCGGGTCCTGGACTTGGCATTCGTGTATTAGGAGAGATTACTGAAGAGAAATTAGAAATCGTACGTGAATCAGATGCGATTTTAAGAGAAGTAATTGCTGAAGCGGGATTAGAGCGCGATATTTGGCAATACTTCACGGTATTACCTGATATTCGTTCAGTAGGTGTTATGGGTGATTACAGAACGTATGACTATACAGTAGGTGTGCGTGCTGTTACAAGTATTGACGGTATGACAAGTGACTTTGCCCGTATTGACTGGGAAGTTCTTCAAAAAGTATCAAGCCGTATCGTAAATGAAGTAGACCACGTTAACCGCGTTGTCTATGATATTACATCTAAGCCACCAAGCACGATTGAGTGGGAATAG
- the guaB gene encoding IMP dehydrogenase, which produces MWENKFQKEGLTFDDVLLVPGHSEVLPHTVDLSVSLSERLNLKIPVLSAGMDTVTEAKMAIAMARQGGLGVIHKNMSIEQQADEVQKVKRSENGVITNPFYLTPDEQVFAAEHLMGKYRISGVPIVNSEEEMKLVGILTNRDLRFIEDYSIKISEVMTTEELVTAPVGTTLEQAEKILQKHKIEKLPIVDKTGHLKGLITIKDIEKVIEFPNAAKDEHGRLLVAAAVGIAKDTITRATKLVEAGTDALVIDTAHGHSKGVLEMVTELKKHFSDVTLIAGNVATAEGTRALIEAGADVVKVGIGPGSICTTRVVAGVGVPQITAIYDAATEAKKHGKTIIADGGIKFSGDIAKALAAGGHAVMLGSLLAGTTESPGDTEIFQGRQYKVYRGMGSLGAMEKGSKDRYFQEDKDAKKFVPEGIEGRIAYKGALQDSVYQLMGGLRSGMGYTGSKDLEALREEAMFIRMTGAGLIESHPHDVQITKESPNYSM; this is translated from the coding sequence ATGTGGGAAAACAAGTTTCAAAAAGAGGGTCTAACATTTGATGATGTATTATTAGTGCCGGGACATTCAGAAGTATTACCACACACGGTAGATTTAAGCGTATCTTTATCAGAAAGATTAAACTTAAAGATTCCGGTACTTTCGGCAGGTATGGATACTGTAACTGAAGCAAAAATGGCGATTGCTATGGCACGTCAAGGTGGTTTAGGTGTTATTCATAAAAATATGAGCATCGAGCAGCAGGCAGATGAAGTACAAAAAGTTAAGCGTTCAGAAAATGGTGTCATTACAAATCCATTTTACTTAACACCTGATGAGCAAGTATTTGCAGCAGAACATTTAATGGGTAAATATAGAATTTCAGGTGTGCCGATTGTTAATAGTGAAGAAGAAATGAAACTTGTAGGTATCTTGACGAACCGTGACCTTCGTTTTATTGAAGATTATTCAATTAAAATTTCTGAAGTGATGACAACTGAAGAACTTGTTACTGCACCAGTTGGAACTACTTTAGAACAGGCTGAAAAAATATTACAAAAACATAAAATTGAAAAGTTACCGATTGTTGATAAAACTGGCCATTTAAAAGGATTAATCACAATTAAAGATATCGAGAAAGTCATTGAATTCCCTAATGCTGCAAAAGATGAGCACGGACGTTTATTAGTAGCAGCAGCAGTAGGTATTGCAAAAGACACGATTACACGTGCAACAAAACTTGTTGAAGCAGGAACTGATGCATTAGTTATCGATACAGCACACGGGCACTCTAAAGGTGTATTAGAAATGGTTACTGAACTTAAAAAACATTTCTCTGATGTCACATTAATCGCTGGTAATGTTGCTACAGCTGAAGGGACACGTGCATTAATTGAAGCAGGAGCAGACGTTGTTAAAGTGGGTATTGGACCAGGTTCAATTTGTACGACACGTGTTGTAGCAGGTGTCGGAGTACCTCAAATTACTGCAATTTACGATGCGGCGACAGAAGCAAAGAAACACGGAAAAACAATCATTGCAGATGGTGGTATTAAATTCTCTGGAGATATCGCGAAAGCATTAGCTGCCGGTGGACATGCAGTAATGTTAGGATCATTATTAGCAGGAACGACAGAATCTCCTGGCGACACTGAAATCTTCCAGGGACGTCAGTACAAAGTATATCGTGGTATGGGATCGCTTGGTGCAATGGAAAAAGGTTCTAAAGACCGTTACTTCCAGGAAGACAAAGATGCGAAAAAGTTTGTTCCTGAAGGCATTGAAGGACGTATCGCTTATAAAGGTGCATTACAAGATAGCGTGTATCAGTTAATGGGTGGTCTTAGAAGCGGAATGGGTTATACGGGTTCTAAAGACTTAGAAGCATTACGTGAAGAAGCAATGTTTATTCGCATGACAGGTGCCGGCTTAATCGAAAGTCATCCACATGACGTTCAAATTACGAAAGAATCACCAAACTATTCAATGTAA
- a CDS encoding nucleobase:cation symporter-2 family protein, with product MKNLLLSLQHLLAMYAGAIIVPIIVGHALGFSAQETAYLVSVDIFMCGVATFLQVYKGIGIGLPVVLGCTFTAVTPMIMVGSKHGIDVLYGSLFASGIIIVLISPFFSYLVKIFPPVVTGSVVTIIGITLMPVAMNNLAGGQGSKDYGAPINISLGLITLIIILVIHRLSSGFIRSIAILLGLVIGTMIASFFGLVNLGAVHESNWFELPKPFRFAGFKFELGSILLFVIVGIVSLIESTGVYSALSEITKTKIDRKDISKGYRAEGIAIVLGSIFNAFPYTAYSQNVGLVSLSGVKSNKVMYGMVGLLLLCGSIPKLGAIATIIPTSVLGGAMIAMFGMVMAYGVKMLGAIDFTRQDNLLIIAVSVGIGLGITTVPEAFSKFGSDYEWLTQNGIVIGTFTAIILNLFFNGLNDKQNSKNVK from the coding sequence ATGAAAAATTTACTGTTAAGTTTGCAACATCTTCTTGCGATGTATGCCGGAGCAATTATTGTTCCAATTATCGTCGGGCATGCATTAGGGTTCAGTGCACAAGAAACAGCATATTTAGTTTCTGTCGATATCTTTATGTGTGGTGTTGCTACATTCCTACAAGTATATAAAGGTATCGGAATTGGCTTACCTGTAGTGCTTGGATGTACATTTACTGCCGTAACTCCAATGATTATGGTAGGTTCAAAACACGGTATAGATGTACTGTACGGATCTCTCTTTGCTTCAGGTATTATTATCGTCCTTATATCACCGTTCTTTTCATATTTAGTAAAAATATTCCCGCCAGTAGTAACAGGTAGTGTTGTTACGATTATCGGTATTACACTAATGCCAGTTGCGATGAATAACCTGGCAGGAGGTCAAGGAAGTAAGGATTACGGAGCACCGATTAATATATCATTAGGCTTAATCACATTAATTATTATATTAGTTATCCATAGATTATCTTCAGGATTTATTCGTTCAATTGCGATATTACTCGGTTTAGTGATCGGTACAATGATTGCTTCGTTCTTTGGATTAGTAAATTTAGGCGCAGTGCATGAATCAAACTGGTTCGAATTACCGAAACCGTTTAGATTTGCAGGATTTAAATTTGAGTTAGGTTCAATTTTATTGTTTGTTATAGTAGGAATCGTCAGTTTGATCGAATCAACAGGTGTTTATTCGGCACTGAGTGAGATTACAAAAACAAAAATAGATAGAAAAGATATATCTAAAGGTTACCGTGCTGAAGGGATTGCAATTGTATTAGGATCTATCTTCAATGCATTTCCATATACAGCATATTCACAAAACGTAGGACTTGTTTCATTATCAGGTGTGAAATCAAATAAAGTAATGTATGGGATGGTCGGTTTATTATTGTTATGCGGATCGATTCCGAAACTTGGTGCAATTGCGACAATCATCCCGACATCTGTACTTGGAGGTGCAATGATTGCAATGTTTGGTATGGTCATGGCATATGGTGTAAAAATGCTTGGTGCTATTGATTTTACAAGACAAGATAATTTGTTGATTATTGCAGTATCTGTAGGTATTGGATTAGGAATTACAACTGTTCCAGAAGCATTTAGTAAGTTCGGTAGCGACTATGAATGGTTGACACAAAACGGGATTGTTATCGGTACGTTTACCGCTATTATCCTTAATTTATTTTTTAATGGATTAAATGATAAACAAAACTCGAAAAATGTGAAATAA
- the xpt gene encoding xanthine phosphoribosyltransferase, whose amino-acid sequence MEKLQQRVKEDGVVIDGGILKVDSFLNHQIDPELMYEVGETIYDKYKNEGVTKVLTIEASGIAPAIMAALKFKVPCLFAKKSVPSTLTEEVYHTDIHSYTKNKTSHVVVSKRFLNEDDRVVIIDDFLANGEAALGLYNLVQQAGATCVGVGIVVEKSFQPGKQRLLDAGLDVTSLCEIAALDNGKVTLVGEGEH is encoded by the coding sequence GTGGAAAAGTTGCAGCAACGTGTAAAAGAAGATGGTGTTGTTATTGATGGTGGTATTTTGAAAGTGGATTCGTTTCTGAATCATCAAATTGACCCTGAATTAATGTATGAAGTTGGTGAAACGATATACGACAAGTATAAAAATGAGGGTGTCACTAAAGTTTTGACGATTGAGGCATCTGGAATTGCACCAGCTATAATGGCCGCACTAAAGTTTAAAGTACCTTGTCTTTTTGCGAAAAAATCTGTACCGAGCACATTGACTGAAGAAGTGTATCACACAGATATTCATTCTTATACGAAAAATAAGACGAGTCACGTTGTCGTGTCAAAACGATTCTTAAATGAAGATGATCGAGTAGTCATCATTGATGACTTTTTAGCAAATGGTGAGGCAGCACTTGGTCTTTATAATCTTGTACAACAAGCAGGAGCAACGTGTGTTGGTGTTGGAATTGTAGTCGAGAAAAGTTTTCAGCCGGGTAAACAGCGTCTGCTTGATGCAGGTTTAGATGTAACGAGTCTGTGCGAAATTGCTGCGCTTGATAATGGCAAAGTTACATTAGTAGGAGAGGGCGAACATTAA
- a CDS encoding DUF2382 domain-containing protein codes for MRQRHLESFSNEETLLRRIDQLKSEGISEHDIHVVSKHKLEGSALDYTDVQYKNAEGSFGDKVAAFFTGEDPQHRVFDKLNLTDSEKVEYENAVESGQILLYVDNESYYDSVPNNKEDDRTGLGYAASATADSDADYASKHRNNNLQNGEEVVDMNNYNYDEYSKLSREERLNLLDEDIRNRDDLGEDEKIQLHEERLRVNKDSVQSGEVTIDKNVVTERQEFDVPVSHDEVTIERRKVSDQVVSDDHFDNNLEDETIRVPLTEERVNIEKDNVVSEELLIKKNRVTETEHVSEDVRKEEVEIDDSNAHLKDRSFNNDDLTDRR; via the coding sequence ATGAGACAAAGACATTTAGAATCATTTTCAAATGAAGAGACGTTATTAAGAAGAATTGATCAATTAAAATCTGAAGGGATTTCTGAGCATGATATTCATGTTGTTTCAAAACATAAATTAGAAGGCTCAGCTTTAGATTACACAGATGTACAATACAAAAATGCAGAAGGTTCATTTGGTGATAAAGTGGCGGCATTCTTCACTGGTGAAGACCCACAACACCGCGTATTTGATAAATTGAACTTAACAGATAGCGAAAAAGTAGAATATGAAAATGCTGTTGAAAGTGGCCAAATCTTATTATATGTAGATAACGAGTCATACTATGATAGCGTTCCAAACAATAAAGAAGATGACCGTACTGGTCTTGGCTATGCAGCAAGTGCTACTGCAGATAGCGATGCAGATTATGCGAGTAAACATCGTAACAACAATTTACAAAATGGAGAGGAAGTAGTAGATATGAACAACTATAATTATGATGAATATAGTAAATTAAGCCGTGAAGAACGTTTAAACTTATTAGATGAAGACATTCGTAACCGTGATGATTTAGGTGAAGATGAAAAAATCCAATTACATGAAGAGCGTTTACGTGTAAACAAAGATTCAGTTCAATCTGGAGAAGTTACAATCGATAAAAATGTTGTAACTGAGCGTCAGGAATTTGACGTACCTGTATCACACGACGAAGTAACAATTGAGCGTCGTAAAGTAAGTGACCAAGTTGTATCTGATGATCACTTTGATAATAACTTAGAAGATGAAACAATCCGTGTACCATTAACAGAAGAACGTGTTAATATCGAAAAAGATAATGTTGTTTCAGAAGAATTATTAATCAAGAAAAATCGTGTAACTGAAACTGAACACGTATCTGAAGATGTACGTAAAGAAGAAGTTGAAATTGACGATTCAAACGCACACCTAAAAGACCGTAGCTTTAATAACGACGACTTAACTGACCGTCGCTAA
- a CDS encoding GNAT family N-acetyltransferase, with translation MKLISLNSTDHYFNQSMELYTKEFPAEICEPVEVFYKSFDLKSKNYERYHFVVAYEDNTVLGFIAFHLEVTYSIGYIVYLVVNEKARGKNIARTLMNEAEQTMKTLCEENGTTLKTIMLECEKDAHGKSPLAGFYDKFGFEQYEINYYQPGLRSDAPVPMNLFVKSLESHNNKQYAIEYIYRTKYGTCNEIDEHIINDLISNMR, from the coding sequence ATGAAGCTCATCTCTCTTAATTCGACGGATCATTATTTTAATCAAAGCATGGAACTCTATACAAAAGAATTCCCCGCTGAAATATGCGAGCCAGTCGAAGTATTTTACAAATCATTTGATCTTAAATCAAAAAACTATGAACGTTACCACTTTGTTGTAGCATATGAAGATAATACAGTATTAGGCTTCATCGCATTCCACCTTGAAGTTACGTACAGTATTGGTTATATTGTTTACTTAGTCGTAAACGAAAAAGCACGCGGCAAAAACATTGCACGTACACTCATGAACGAAGCAGAACAAACGATGAAAACGCTTTGCGAAGAGAATGGAACGACTTTAAAAACTATCATGCTGGAATGTGAAAAAGATGCACATGGAAAAAGTCCTCTTGCTGGATTTTATGATAAATTTGGTTTCGAGCAATATGAGATTAATTATTATCAGCCAGGTTTGAGAAGTGATGCACCTGTTCCAATGAATTTATTTGTTAAATCATTAGAATCACATAACAATAAACAATATGCAATTGAATATATTTATCGCACAAAATACGGTACGTGCAATGAAATTGATGAACACATTATTAATGATTTAATAAGCAATATGCGCTAA
- a CDS encoding YfbU family protein, with the protein MNDITQNNFNDDPASNENYPYNRLLLFKMYQILEKVDLPNAELHCFHKNILKECREEQYPLLFEELTLESEKILTSVMRTVEYIIMMYVHLTKSYKTLSNTQRIQIEQHPYSNFIGFSLNYESDYEVYANYYLTELMSYDHLLNLEKFHTCKTKPQSLTYYKEMVDRYKKYQINTYLTYQEIKEILG; encoded by the coding sequence ATGAACGATATTACTCAGAATAATTTCAATGACGACCCAGCATCTAACGAAAATTATCCTTATAATCGTTTATTACTGTTCAAAATGTATCAAATTCTTGAAAAAGTAGATTTACCAAATGCAGAATTACATTGTTTTCATAAGAACATATTAAAAGAGTGTAGAGAAGAGCAGTATCCATTACTGTTTGAAGAACTGACACTAGAAAGTGAAAAGATTCTTACATCTGTAATGAGAACTGTAGAATATATCATTATGATGTATGTACACTTAACTAAATCTTATAAAACACTGTCCAATACGCAGCGAATTCAAATAGAACAACATCCTTATTCGAACTTTATAGGGTTTAGTTTAAACTATGAATCGGATTACGAAGTTTATGCAAATTATTATTTAACGGAACTGATGTCATATGATCATTTATTAAACCTCGAAAAGTTTCATACTTGCAAAACAAAACCACAAAGTCTCACTTATTATAAGGAAATGGTTGACCGTTATAAAAAATATCAGATTAATACATATTTGACGTATCAGGAAATAAAAGAGATATTAGGTTAG
- the rpsR gene encoding 30S ribosomal protein S18 yields MAGGPRRGGRRRKKVCYFTANGITQIDYKEVEMLKKFISERGKILPRRVTGTSAKYQRMLTVAIKRARHMALLPYVKDEA; encoded by the coding sequence ATGGCAGGTGGACCAAGAAGAGGCGGTCGTCGTCGTAAAAAGGTTTGTTATTTCACAGCAAACGGAATTACACAAATCGACTATAAAGAAGTAGAGATGCTTAAGAAATTCATTTCTGAACGTGGTAAAATTTTACCACGTCGTGTAACAGGTACTTCAGCTAAATACCAACGTATGTTAACTGTAGCTATCAAACGTGCACGTCATATGGCATTATTACCATATGTTAAAGATGAAGCTTAA
- the ssb gene encoding single-stranded DNA-binding protein — MLNRVVLVGRLTKDPEYRVTTSGVSVATFTLAVNRTFTNAQGERQADFINCVVFRKQAENVNNFLHKGSLAGVDGRLQSRSYDNQEGRRVYVTEVVCDSVQFLEPKNANQSRSNNPSDDYSSYDQGNYDKGSYGQTQGQNYQAANNQPNTSAPSNNPFANATGPVDISDDDLPF, encoded by the coding sequence TTGCTTAACCGAGTTGTATTAGTTGGTCGTTTAACGAAAGATCCAGAATACAGAGTCACAACATCAGGTGTGTCAGTCGCTACATTCACTTTAGCAGTAAATCGTACATTTACGAATGCTCAAGGAGAACGTCAAGCTGATTTTATCAACTGTGTCGTATTCCGTAAGCAAGCAGAGAATGTTAATAATTTCCTGCATAAAGGTAGCTTAGCTGGGGTTGACGGCAGATTGCAATCCCGTAGTTATGATAATCAAGAAGGACGCAGAGTATATGTAACTGAAGTTGTTTGTGATTCAGTTCAATTCCTTGAACCGAAAAATGCAAATCAATCACGTTCAAATAACCCGTCTGATGACTATTCAAGTTATGACCAAGGTAACTACGATAAAGGAAGTTACGGTCAAACTCAAGGTCAGAACTATCAAGCAGCAAATAATCAACCAAATACATCAGCACCATCAAACAACCCGTTTGCAAATGCAACAGGGCCAGTAGATATTAGTGATGATGATTTACCGTTCTAA
- the rpsF gene encoding 30S ribosomal protein S6, which yields MRNYEIMYVVRPNIEEDAKKALIERFEQILTSNGAEIIESKDWGKRRLAYEINDFKEGFYQIVRVKSTDEATNEFDRLAKINDDIIRHIVVREEEK from the coding sequence ATGAGAAATTACGAAATTATGTATGTCGTACGTCCGAACATTGAAGAGGATGCTAAGAAAGCTTTAATCGAGCGTTTCGAACAAATCTTAACTTCAAACGGAGCGGAAATCATCGAATCAAAGGATTGGGGTAAACGTCGTTTAGCTTACGAAATCAACGATTTTAAAGAAGGTTTCTACCAAATCGTTCGCGTTAAGTCAACTGACGAAGCTACTAATGAATTCGATCGTTTAGCAAAAATCAACGATGACATTATCCGTCATATCGTTGTTCGCGAAGAAGAAAAATAA
- the ychF gene encoding redox-regulated ATPase YchF, which produces MALTAGIVGLPNVGKSTLFNAITKAGALAANYPFATIDPNVGIVEVPDHRLNKLTELVEPKKTVPTAFEFTDIAGIVKGASKGEGLGNKFLSHIREVDAICQVVRAFEDENITHVSGKVNPVDDIEVINMELVLADLESVEKRYARVQKMAKQKDKDAMAEEAVLAIVKETLEAEKPVRSIEFSPEQAKVVKNMHLLTAKPMLYVANVSEDDLISGEENEHLQAIKAYAEAEGSDVIVISAKIEEELATLEDEDKAEYLEDLGIEEAGLDKLIRASYQLLGLATYFTAGVQEVRAWTFKKGMTAPQCAGIIHTDFERGFIRAETVSYDDLIEYNGMSGAKEAGRVRLEGKEYIMQDGDVVHFRFNV; this is translated from the coding sequence ATGGCATTAACAGCAGGAATCGTTGGTTTACCGAACGTTGGAAAATCAACTTTATTCAACGCAATTACAAAGGCAGGCGCGCTTGCGGCTAACTACCCTTTCGCGACAATTGATCCAAACGTAGGTATCGTTGAAGTACCGGATCATCGTTTAAACAAATTAACTGAACTTGTAGAACCTAAGAAGACTGTTCCGACAGCATTTGAATTTACGGATATTGCAGGAATCGTAAAAGGGGCATCTAAAGGTGAAGGTTTAGGGAATAAATTTTTATCACATATTCGTGAAGTGGATGCAATATGCCAAGTTGTCCGTGCGTTTGAAGATGAAAATATCACGCATGTTTCTGGGAAAGTAAATCCAGTTGATGATATTGAAGTTATTAATATGGAGCTTGTACTTGCAGACTTAGAATCAGTTGAGAAACGTTATGCACGCGTTCAAAAGATGGCAAAGCAAAAAGATAAAGATGCAATGGCTGAAGAAGCGGTACTTGCGATTGTAAAAGAAACATTAGAAGCTGAAAAACCGGTGCGCAGCATTGAGTTTTCACCAGAACAGGCAAAGGTTGTTAAAAATATGCATTTATTAACGGCAAAGCCAATGCTTTACGTTGCAAATGTTTCTGAAGATGATCTAATTAGTGGAGAAGAGAATGAACATTTACAAGCGATTAAAGCGTATGCTGAAGCTGAAGGTTCTGATGTTATCGTAATTAGTGCGAAGATTGAAGAAGAATTAGCAACACTTGAAGACGAAGATAAAGCTGAGTACTTAGAAGACTTAGGTATTGAAGAAGCAGGACTTGATAAATTGATTCGTGCATCTTATCAATTATTAGGACTTGCAACTTACTTTACTGCTGGCGTGCAGGAAGTTCGTGCGTGGACATTTAAAAAAGGAATGACGGCACCTCAATGTGCAGGAATCATTCACACTGATTTTGAACGCGGCTTTATTAGAGCAGAAACTGTAAGTTACGATGATTTAATTGAATACAATGGTATGAGCGGTGCTAAAGAAGCAGGTCGTGTAAGACTTGAAGGTAAAGAATATATTATGCAAGATGGAGATGTCGTACATTTCAGATTTAACGTCTAA
- a CDS encoding DUF951 domain-containing protein, with translation MDKSYDLNDIVEMKKPHACGEKHFKIIRLGADIRIKCVGCDRSIMLPRHEFNKKIKKITHKA, from the coding sequence ATGGATAAATCTTATGATTTAAATGATATAGTAGAGATGAAGAAACCTCATGCATGCGGAGAAAAGCACTTTAAAATTATTCGTCTCGGTGCGGATATTAGAATTAAGTGTGTAGGCTGTGATCGCAGTATTATGTTGCCGCGACATGAATTCAATAAAAAAATAAAAAAAATAACGCATAAAGCGTAA
- a CDS encoding mechanosensitive ion channel family protein yields the protein MDKLVYFFKRLIKPYTDPEFWAGIGVNVFWAFVLLIFGFFLIKFIHKMIEQFFNVRRKTNLSHSEKRDTTLIKLLQNIASYVTWFIIITTILSNFGVKVESIIAGAGVAGIAIGFGAQTLVKDIITGFFIIFENQFDVGDYVKINTTGTTVAEGTVQSIGLRSTRIRSFTGELTILPNGTMNEIVNFSVNNSVAVFDITVSSEENLEDVEALIKPYLETLDEKYDDLIKAPEILGVEAVSAGEAKIKIAAETLPNHHVKVSRMLRRDLKDYLDHNGVKVPMPRMIMYNQPDKKGG from the coding sequence ATGGATAAGTTAGTTTATTTCTTTAAAAGATTAATAAAGCCTTATACTGATCCGGAATTTTGGGCAGGTATAGGTGTTAATGTTTTTTGGGCTTTCGTATTATTAATTTTTGGATTCTTTTTAATTAAGTTTATTCATAAAATGATTGAGCAGTTCTTTAACGTGCGACGCAAAACAAATTTATCGCATTCTGAAAAAAGAGACACGACGCTGATTAAATTGCTGCAGAATATTGCATCATATGTTACATGGTTTATTATTATAACGACGATTTTAAGCAATTTCGGAGTAAAGGTCGAAAGTATTATTGCCGGGGCCGGAGTTGCAGGTATCGCCATTGGTTTCGGGGCACAAACACTCGTTAAAGATATTATTACAGGTTTCTTTATTATTTTTGAGAATCAGTTTGATGTTGGTGACTACGTTAAAATTAATACAACCGGAACTACTGTCGCTGAAGGAACTGTTCAGTCGATTGGGTTACGTTCTACAAGAATTCGTTCATTTACAGGCGAATTAACAATTTTACCGAATGGTACGATGAATGAAATTGTTAATTTCTCTGTGAACAACTCTGTTGCTGTATTTGATATTACAGTTTCAAGTGAAGAGAATTTAGAAGATGTTGAAGCGTTAATTAAACCGTACCTTGAAACTTTAGATGAGAAATATGATGATTTAATAAAAGCGCCTGAAATTCTCGGTGTAGAAGCAGTATCAGCAGGTGAAGCCAAAATAAAAATAGCGGCAGAAACATTACCAAACCATCATGTTAAAGTATCGCGTATGTTAAGACGTGATTTAAAAGATTATCTGGATCATAACGGAGTTAAAGTACCAATGCCTCGAATGATTATGTATAATCAACCAGATAAAAAGGGTGGATAA